One genomic segment of Oncorhynchus masou masou isolate Uvic2021 chromosome 16, UVic_Omas_1.1, whole genome shotgun sequence includes these proteins:
- the LOC135557819 gene encoding peptidyl-prolyl cis-trans isomerase FKBP3-like: protein MAAELTREWSDEQLKSDDLPKKDIIKFIQDNAAHSFLAEHKLMGNIKNVAKTAKKEQLIIAYNDLFESKRFLGSEPIEDVTEHVKNVKIDDKPKEVVEVVDEGPPKFFKSVLKKGDKTNFPKKGDNVSCWYTGSLEDGTVFDTNIPATARKKKQSKPLSFKVGLGRVIKGWDEGILTMSKGETAKLEIEPEWAYGKKGLPDSKIPPNAKLIFEVELVAVD from the exons ATGGCGGCTGAATTGACCAGAGAGTGGAGCGATGAACAGCTAAAAAGTGATGATCTACCCAAAAAAGACATTATTAAGTTCATTCAGGACAATGCTGCCCATTCG TTTCTTGCAGAACACAAGCTGATGGGAAATATCAAGAATGTTGCAAAAACGGCAAAGAAGGAGCAACTAATTATTGCATACAACGATTTGTTTGAGAGCAAG AGATTTTTAGGTTCAGAACCCATTGAAGATGTGACAGAGCATGTGAAAAATGTGAAGATCGACGACAAGCCCAAAGAAGTTGTGGAAGTCGTTGATGAG GGTCCTCCTAAGTTCTTCAAGTCTGTGCTGAAGAAAGGTGACAAGACTAACTTCCCTAAGAAGGGAGACAATGTGAGCTGTTGGTACACTGGCTCCCTGGAGGATGGCACAGTGTTCGACACCAACATCCCTGCAA CTGCTAGAAAGAAGAAACAGAGCAAGCCACTGAGCTTCAAAGTTGGCCTGGGCCGGGTCATCAAAGGG TGGGATGAAGGTATCTTAACGATGAGTAAAGGCGAGACAGCCAAACTGGAGATTGAACCAGAATGGGCCTACGGGAAGAAAGGACTTCCTGATTCAAA AATCCCACCAAACGCAAAGCTGATCTTCGAGGTCGAGCTGGTGGCCGTCGATTAA
- the LOC135557822 gene encoding heme-binding protein 1-like: MNGGGCHMSGEGGDSRGGESGSRPTITLEDLDAFNEDDFDSDLCRSGGADGLNDAIEEEGQDRLLNYWQDIGREHHVQIPQDMAQPIQQLTSDTESTMDREKVPFTLITCKENYEKRVYNQASWACITVREDTYEQSICAGFMKLMRYICQQNTSGNYLGMTLPIVTVVRTDDSRSSLSRDVTVAYYLPSQHQDQPPTPFDPDITMETWPATVIYSRSFSGPTTETSILGEIHALGEVLDSPQLCVSESFIVAGYTSPAAAHRHNEVWFLERC; this comes from the exons ATGAATGGAGGAGGCTGTCACATGAGTGGCGAAGGAGGTGACAGTCGCGGGGGTGAATCTGGATCAAGACCCACTATCACGCTAGAGGACTTGGATGCCTTCAACGAGGATGACTTCGATTCAGACCTCTGCAGAAGCGGGGGGGCGGATGGGTTAAACGATGCTATAGAAGAAGAGGGTCAGGATCGCCTGTTAAACTACTGGCAGGACATTGGCAGAGAGCATCATGTTCAAATTCCCCAGG aCATGGCCCAGCCCATCCAACAGCTCACCTCAGACACAGAGAGCACGATGGACAGGGAGAAAGTCCCCTTCACACTGATCACATGCAAAGAGAAT TATGAGAAGAGAGTCTACAACCAGGCCAGCTGGGCGTGTATCACTGTGCGAGAGGACACGTACGAGCAGAGCATCTGTGCCGGCTTCATGAAGCTCATGAGATATATCTGCCAGCAGAATACCTCAG GTAACTACCTGGGTATGACCCTTCCCATTGTGACGGTGGTGAGGACTGATGACTCCCGCTCCAGCCTATCCAGAGATGTGACGGTGGCCTACTACTTACCATCCCAACACCAGGACCAACCCCCCACGCCCTTTGACCCTGACATCACCATGGAGACATGGCCTGCCACCGTAATCTACAGCAG GTCGTTCAGTGGACCCACTACTGAGACCTCTATCCTAGGGGAGATCCATGCTCTGGGCGAGGTGCTGGACTCTCCACAGCTGTGTGTGAGCGAGTCCTTCATCGTGGCCGGCTATACCAGCCCCGCAGCCGCACACCGACACAATGAAGTCTGGTTCCTGGAGCGCTGCTGA